A single region of the Candidatus Nanopelagicales bacterium genome encodes:
- a CDS encoding oligosaccharide flippase family protein: MSKQVDPPRKPDDAGSPEVPIAPATAKSSAKAAGALAIAEMAGKGASFVMFALAARELGVDDFGVFSWAFAIGMLANSFVVWGFDIIQVRDGSKDPARVPVILANILAMRVVMGAVALAVVMAVTWNDPESTPAVMFLVTVACLVDTVNDSVRAAAAAYRKLAMFSKHLVIQRLLTATLAVAALLAGGGLLAFSAAYCVGTILGVVWILGVATRMGAPIKWGNLSWHDMKWLLKESKVLGIFTIVNMAVFRIDTVMLGSLGSVAEVGYYAVAYKMFETVLFIVWSVARVATPEIASATVVRRARRTYETAVASALSVMTPYVVVLILSGGAVAALIFGSDYEQGAEAATAWLGVALIPYTVQYLSGSAVIARGHNVTVLVGSVTALIVNVGLNVWLIPIYGAAGAAFATMVTLLAQGAVLLVTVWKAFAGISLWRPLIHLPIAGAAMVPVLLLVGPVIVAAPLAGLVYVLVWFVVGRLVDPAAVTGVLALVRREREEAA, translated from the coding sequence GTGTCCAAGCAAGTCGACCCACCGCGGAAACCCGACGACGCGGGATCCCCGGAGGTCCCCATAGCGCCAGCCACGGCCAAGTCGTCCGCGAAAGCAGCGGGGGCCTTGGCGATCGCGGAGATGGCGGGCAAGGGCGCCTCATTCGTCATGTTCGCTCTCGCGGCCCGCGAGCTGGGGGTCGATGACTTCGGTGTCTTCTCGTGGGCCTTCGCCATCGGAATGCTGGCGAACTCCTTCGTGGTGTGGGGCTTCGACATCATTCAGGTCCGCGACGGGAGCAAGGACCCAGCTCGGGTCCCGGTGATCTTGGCGAACATCCTGGCCATGCGGGTGGTGATGGGTGCGGTCGCCCTCGCTGTCGTCATGGCCGTTACGTGGAACGACCCGGAGAGCACCCCGGCGGTCATGTTCCTCGTGACGGTGGCCTGCCTCGTCGACACGGTGAACGACTCCGTACGCGCGGCTGCGGCCGCCTATCGCAAACTCGCGATGTTCTCCAAACACCTGGTCATCCAGCGGCTGCTCACTGCGACCTTGGCCGTGGCGGCATTGCTCGCCGGTGGCGGCCTGCTGGCGTTCTCTGCCGCGTACTGCGTGGGAACCATCCTGGGGGTCGTATGGATCCTGGGGGTCGCCACTCGGATGGGCGCGCCGATCAAGTGGGGCAACCTCTCGTGGCACGACATGAAGTGGCTCCTCAAAGAGTCGAAGGTGCTGGGGATCTTCACGATCGTGAACATGGCGGTGTTCCGCATCGACACCGTCATGCTGGGCAGCCTGGGTTCCGTCGCGGAGGTCGGGTACTACGCCGTCGCGTACAAGATGTTCGAGACGGTCTTGTTCATCGTCTGGTCGGTCGCTCGGGTCGCCACACCGGAGATCGCCTCCGCCACGGTTGTCCGCCGGGCTCGGCGCACCTACGAGACAGCAGTCGCGTCGGCCCTTTCGGTCATGACGCCCTACGTGGTTGTGCTGATCCTCAGCGGGGGTGCGGTGGCCGCGTTGATCTTCGGATCCGACTACGAACAAGGCGCCGAAGCCGCGACGGCCTGGTTGGGCGTGGCGCTGATCCCGTACACCGTGCAGTACTTGTCGGGCTCCGCCGTCATCGCGCGCGGTCACAACGTGACCGTGTTGGTCGGTTCCGTGACTGCGCTGATCGTCAATGTCGGGCTGAACGTGTGGTTGATCCCCATCTACGGTGCGGCCGGAGCGGCATTCGCCACGATGGTGACCCTGCTCGCCCAGGGTGCCGTTCTGTTGGTGACTGTCTGGAAAGCATTCGCGGGGATCTCCTTGTGGCGCCCGCTCATCCATTTGCCCATCGCCGGTGCTGCCATGGTTCCGGTCCTGCTGTTGGTCGGTCCCGTCATTGTGGCGGCGCCGCTGGCGGGGCTCGTGTACGTATTGGTGTGGTTCGTAGTCGGGCGACTGGTCGACCCCGCTGCCGTGACCGGGGTGCTGGCTTTGGTCCGCCGCGAACGTGAGGAGGCAGCATGA
- a CDS encoding glycosyltransferase family 4 protein, whose amino-acid sequence MTRVAVVSAFATMGGSEQWILGVVDHGGPRIRWRFVVLQDGPFVAELRDRGIPVDVVPTGASPGQLFSSSLRIRRLLAAAPPQVIVGNGAKAQLAALPAARWLRLPAIWVKHDHSFDRWLARPLGRAVTAVVSTAQEVGAPTRRSDLVIIEPPRPPAPLPNGDASRILQEHGWIPGRPTVAMITRLVPYKGVDVAIEALTSAPDWQLLVIGGEDAAAPGERSRLEALAADLGLSERVTFTGQVPEAGRTLTAVAALTVQTRPSPERNAPDREGFGIVGMEAMLAGIPVIMAGTGPIASRLTTPDGPAGVVVPQSDPTATAAALRELSDPVLRRRMGEAGRRAAEQHPGDNEVAAAMIAVIEELVA is encoded by the coding sequence ATGACGCGAGTGGCTGTGGTCTCCGCCTTCGCGACAATGGGCGGATCCGAGCAGTGGATCCTTGGCGTGGTGGATCACGGCGGCCCCCGGATCAGGTGGCGGTTCGTCGTCCTGCAGGATGGCCCGTTCGTCGCGGAACTCCGTGACCGCGGAATCCCGGTCGATGTGGTCCCCACCGGGGCGTCGCCGGGGCAGTTGTTCTCGTCCAGCCTGCGGATCCGCCGCCTGCTCGCCGCCGCTCCGCCACAGGTCATCGTCGGCAACGGCGCCAAGGCTCAACTGGCCGCGCTGCCTGCGGCGCGGTGGCTGCGACTCCCCGCCATATGGGTCAAGCACGACCATTCCTTCGACCGCTGGTTGGCTCGACCGCTGGGCCGCGCGGTCACCGCCGTCGTCAGCACGGCACAGGAGGTCGGGGCTCCCACCCGCCGATCGGACCTCGTGATCATCGAGCCACCCCGACCACCTGCCCCGCTGCCCAACGGCGACGCGAGCCGAATCCTGCAGGAGCATGGGTGGATTCCGGGTCGCCCTACGGTTGCCATGATCACGAGACTGGTCCCGTACAAGGGAGTCGATGTCGCCATCGAAGCTCTGACTTCGGCTCCGGATTGGCAACTCCTGGTCATCGGCGGGGAGGATGCGGCCGCACCCGGAGAGCGCAGCCGCCTGGAAGCCCTGGCCGCCGACCTGGGGCTGAGTGAACGAGTCACGTTCACCGGCCAGGTTCCTGAGGCCGGCAGAACGCTGACCGCGGTCGCGGCGCTCACTGTGCAAACCCGTCCCAGTCCGGAGCGCAACGCTCCGGATCGGGAGGGCTTCGGGATCGTCGGCATGGAGGCAATGCTCGCGGGCATCCCCGTGATCATGGCCGGTACGGGGCCCATCGCCTCCCGACTCACGACACCCGACGGCCCCGCCGGAGTTGTGGTCCCCCAGTCCGATCCCACCGCCACAGCAGCAGCACTGCGGGAACTGAGTGACCCCGTCCTGCGCCGGCGGATGGGAGAGGCAGGCAGAAGGGCCGCTGAGCAGCATCCCGGCGACAACGAGGTCGCCGCGGCGATGATCGCGGTGATCGAGGAGCTGGTCGCGTGA
- a CDS encoding O-antigen ligase family protein, producing the protein MTTLLPLLIAGVLALAIGAVLLERPEWAVVGLCLASPVGLLYIGAAQVITVVAIGVIAVMIGSRWSAGKQPFPPIALSGAILFWTVTVLLSIALSPYRADAALFGLWLIVSGLLALSVPGIADSSERLRPIIYAWLISAIAIVVVGPFIKAPTPAQEGEVSAAYGGAVIVGRATSVFGQPNEYGVYCMMMLLVAIAVLVRGKGWLRWVALAAAVATATGLIQSYSRGAWVGAIAGLIVLVVIDPRARKPVLGGALAGGLALTAYAAVAPSDPAVELVVSRFNSIMNPASNPADDRPAIVAEGVRQFGAFPWFGVGPNAYPLEGSTSRSLEQTVGGLHAHNTVLTVAAEQGLFGVAAMLAIMAVVVVTCVPMLPVVMGRKGMGWPSENDWVAAVLVGTIAALSAIMVSGMVDSPLRNALMRTTLWFTIGVAVAAGEILRRAAVNPPDILQTGDPRSLEQSNRSGNSP; encoded by the coding sequence GTGACAACGCTGCTTCCTCTCCTGATCGCCGGGGTTCTGGCGCTGGCCATCGGTGCCGTGCTGCTGGAGCGTCCCGAGTGGGCGGTCGTGGGCTTGTGCCTCGCGTCGCCGGTGGGTCTGCTCTACATCGGGGCAGCCCAGGTCATCACCGTCGTCGCGATCGGCGTGATCGCGGTCATGATCGGGTCGCGGTGGAGTGCCGGGAAACAACCGTTCCCCCCGATCGCGCTCAGCGGCGCCATCCTGTTCTGGACCGTCACTGTCCTGCTCTCGATCGCCCTGTCGCCCTACCGCGCCGATGCGGCACTCTTCGGTCTCTGGCTGATCGTTTCCGGGCTCTTGGCGCTGTCCGTTCCCGGTATCGCCGACAGCAGTGAGCGCTTGCGCCCCATCATCTATGCCTGGCTCATCAGCGCTATCGCCATTGTCGTCGTCGGGCCGTTCATCAAGGCCCCCACACCGGCGCAGGAGGGCGAGGTATCCGCCGCCTACGGGGGGGCCGTGATCGTGGGCCGGGCAACGTCGGTGTTCGGCCAGCCGAACGAGTACGGCGTGTACTGCATGATGATGCTTCTGGTTGCCATCGCGGTGCTCGTCAGGGGAAAGGGCTGGCTGCGCTGGGTCGCACTCGCTGCTGCCGTGGCCACGGCCACCGGTCTGATCCAGTCGTACTCACGGGGCGCGTGGGTGGGCGCTATCGCCGGGCTGATCGTCTTGGTCGTGATCGACCCACGGGCCCGCAAGCCTGTCCTGGGCGGAGCACTGGCGGGCGGACTCGCCCTGACCGCCTACGCCGCGGTCGCGCCATCGGACCCAGCGGTCGAACTGGTCGTCAGCCGGTTCAACTCGATCATGAACCCGGCGTCGAACCCGGCCGATGATCGGCCGGCCATCGTGGCCGAGGGGGTGCGCCAGTTCGGCGCTTTCCCATGGTTCGGAGTTGGCCCGAACGCCTACCCCCTCGAAGGCTCTACCAGCAGATCACTGGAACAGACCGTAGGAGGATTGCACGCCCACAACACTGTGCTCACAGTCGCCGCCGAACAGGGACTCTTCGGCGTGGCAGCGATGCTGGCCATCATGGCGGTGGTGGTGGTGACGTGTGTCCCGATGCTGCCTGTCGTCATGGGGCGCAAGGGGATGGGATGGCCCAGTGAGAACGATTGGGTCGCCGCCGTGCTGGTAGGAACCATCGCGGCGCTGAGCGCCATCATGGTGTCGGGCATGGTCGACTCGCCGCTTCGCAACGCACTCATGCGTACGACACTGTGGTTCACGATCGGTGTGGCAGTCGCTGCCGGTGAGATTCTGCGCCGTGCTGCCGTGAACCCTCCCGACATACTCCAGACGGGTGACCCTCGATCACTCGAACAGAGCAATAGATCGGGCAATTCGCCCTGA
- a CDS encoding family 1 glycosylhydrolase, whose protein sequence is MGTGSFTMSRLGAVVVAFAVALALLMVPQTTSQAVGAVTGSGPEFGVQFHGTWGDYDDSERATVLDALHSNGASTVRIDVSWRMLQPDGPGAFDEWGTSQVEAAIAAAEVHGLRPLVTLWMAPSWATGSDDERVPPSTPTALTAWQDFTAAMVKRYGDRVDAWEIWNEPNHNDFMRGASPSTYAQVLRSAHAGIKSVDPAATVVFGGTQYVDVTWVKKVFAAGGTTYDVMGVHPYQGVSDEAPELPDNGSMYRMGRVPKLYAAMRQAGHESRSIWFTEFGWRASPNRPGIPHWKRGVTPKRQAAYLVRSLAHVRTSMPFVERMYWYTDRADSSDPKRAGYGLVLPDGSATRALKAAGAYLASSS, encoded by the coding sequence ATGGGTACGGGCAGTTTCACCATGTCGCGGTTGGGGGCCGTGGTGGTGGCGTTTGCCGTCGCGCTCGCACTGTTGATGGTGCCTCAGACCACCTCTCAGGCTGTTGGTGCCGTGACGGGTTCGGGCCCTGAGTTCGGGGTTCAGTTCCACGGGACCTGGGGCGACTACGACGATTCCGAGCGGGCCACGGTCCTCGATGCATTACACAGCAACGGGGCCAGCACGGTTCGCATCGACGTGTCGTGGCGGATGCTGCAACCCGACGGCCCGGGCGCCTTCGATGAGTGGGGGACCAGCCAGGTGGAGGCGGCTATCGCCGCGGCCGAGGTCCACGGTCTGCGTCCTCTGGTGACGCTGTGGATGGCACCATCCTGGGCCACCGGATCCGATGATGAGCGGGTCCCGCCCAGCACCCCGACTGCACTCACCGCGTGGCAGGACTTCACCGCCGCGATGGTCAAGCGGTACGGCGATCGGGTCGACGCGTGGGAGATCTGGAACGAGCCCAACCACAACGACTTCATGCGAGGCGCGTCCCCGAGCACCTACGCACAGGTCCTGCGGTCAGCACATGCCGGCATCAAGAGTGTGGATCCCGCGGCCACCGTCGTGTTCGGCGGGACCCAGTACGTCGACGTCACCTGGGTCAAGAAGGTGTTCGCCGCCGGTGGAACCACGTATGACGTCATGGGTGTGCACCCCTACCAGGGGGTCTCCGACGAAGCCCCCGAACTACCCGACAACGGTTCGATGTACCGGATGGGACGGGTCCCCAAGTTGTACGCCGCGATGCGTCAGGCAGGCCACGAGTCACGCTCCATCTGGTTCACCGAGTTCGGGTGGCGCGCCAGCCCCAACCGCCCCGGAATCCCTCACTGGAAGCGGGGAGTCACCCCCAAACGTCAAGCCGCCTACCTGGTGCGGTCCCTTGCTCATGTCCGCACGTCCATGCCTTTCGTGGAGCGCATGTACTGGTACACGGACCGCGCCGACAGTTCCGACCCGAAGCGTGCCGGATACGGCCTGGTCCTGCCGGACGGATCCGCCACCCGGGCGTTGAAAGCCGCCGGCGCCTACCTCGCTTCCAGCAGCTGA
- a CDS encoding phosphotransferase, translated as MTRVDYETSVPALLLMIGDHAWDYGALATVRTLGRVGIAVYVALRDTDHPVTSSKYVTGVVEWSTTGEEPEDELVAGIRRACATVGRAAVAIAGDDESAVLLARRRADLDDVLLLPTVAPDLPDRLADKAALAALCQSLGTPAPRTIAPTTSDEVRAFAKTAPFPLVVKNPEPFTRLVARAVPATTKVETEAELDSLLTDWTPGRPLVIQEFIPQATSQDWYVAATLTDDHVPAVAFSGLKLRAYPDATGVGTLSESRYNSALVDIAQDFCQKVGYAGVCDMDWRFDERDGQFKLLDFNPRRGAQFRTFRSTADIDVVRALHLVLTGRSVPPGRQVDGVRHVVGVLDQKAYLAQRGTPTTTGHGPVQAWGSERAWWAADDPSPWFTFVRQLGPVRRIVGTGSPESAAPAASEEWRSLVLREPPPIPLDKPGPPRPMKRWRAQTADHARPVLVTVAQNQSAAIQLAHESAACSWAADSGVPVPQLVGQGPGWLIAEFIDSRSPEGPDYVAASLAAAQQIRSATTPPPASVSTWKGSRRSMPQRVIRALIGRLPMREFRQVRSEAALLPADALVHGDFSNANVMHAATGVRVIDWEFVGNGTLGTDEVRLWSTLEHRSDRDLLLESFLATVSPERLPGIGLLIHWLALRQLAENLAAPRKHQNPANIALAHTTLAEARKWRQLLEAR; from the coding sequence ATGACCCGGGTCGACTACGAGACCTCCGTTCCGGCCCTTCTCTTGATGATCGGCGATCACGCCTGGGATTACGGTGCCCTGGCGACGGTCCGGACTCTGGGTCGCGTGGGTATCGCGGTGTACGTCGCGCTGCGCGACACCGACCATCCTGTGACGTCTTCCAAGTACGTCACAGGTGTCGTGGAGTGGTCGACGACTGGCGAGGAACCGGAAGACGAACTGGTCGCCGGAATCCGACGGGCCTGCGCGACGGTCGGCCGAGCGGCTGTCGCGATCGCGGGCGACGATGAGTCCGCTGTGCTGCTGGCCCGACGACGCGCCGACCTCGATGACGTCTTGCTGCTGCCCACCGTCGCACCCGATCTGCCCGACCGGCTCGCTGACAAGGCTGCGTTGGCAGCACTGTGTCAGAGCCTCGGGACCCCGGCTCCGCGCACCATCGCGCCGACGACGAGCGACGAGGTGCGCGCGTTCGCCAAGACCGCGCCCTTCCCTCTCGTCGTGAAGAACCCGGAACCGTTCACTCGGCTGGTCGCACGCGCCGTCCCTGCGACGACCAAGGTGGAGACGGAGGCCGAACTGGACAGCTTGTTGACCGACTGGACTCCGGGCAGGCCTTTGGTGATTCAGGAGTTCATCCCTCAGGCCACCAGCCAGGACTGGTACGTCGCAGCCACACTGACGGACGACCATGTCCCCGCTGTCGCGTTCTCCGGGCTCAAACTGCGCGCCTACCCGGATGCGACCGGCGTCGGGACCCTGTCGGAGTCGCGGTACAACTCCGCCTTGGTGGACATCGCACAGGACTTCTGCCAGAAGGTCGGGTACGCGGGTGTGTGCGACATGGACTGGCGCTTCGACGAACGCGACGGCCAGTTCAAGTTGCTCGACTTCAACCCGCGCCGGGGGGCGCAGTTTCGGACATTTCGCTCGACTGCCGACATCGATGTCGTCCGAGCGCTCCACCTGGTGCTGACCGGGAGATCGGTCCCGCCCGGCCGCCAGGTCGACGGCGTCCGCCACGTCGTTGGAGTCCTCGACCAGAAGGCCTACCTGGCGCAGCGGGGCACCCCCACCACGACCGGGCACGGTCCCGTTCAGGCCTGGGGGAGTGAACGAGCATGGTGGGCTGCCGACGATCCCTCGCCATGGTTTACCTTCGTGCGCCAACTGGGGCCAGTGCGCCGCATCGTCGGCACCGGATCGCCCGAGTCGGCCGCACCGGCGGCTTCCGAGGAGTGGCGTTCACTGGTGCTCCGGGAACCCCCGCCGATTCCCCTCGATAAGCCCGGTCCTCCCCGCCCCATGAAACGCTGGCGGGCCCAGACGGCTGACCACGCCCGCCCCGTGCTGGTGACGGTCGCGCAGAATCAGTCCGCGGCGATCCAGTTGGCACACGAGTCCGCGGCGTGTTCGTGGGCCGCAGACAGTGGGGTTCCGGTGCCGCAACTGGTCGGGCAGGGTCCTGGCTGGCTGATCGCTGAGTTCATCGACAGTCGATCTCCCGAGGGACCCGACTACGTTGCCGCCTCTTTGGCGGCCGCGCAGCAGATCCGGTCCGCGACCACACCGCCGCCGGCCTCGGTGTCCACCTGGAAGGGGAGCCGCCGCAGCATGCCCCAGCGCGTGATCCGGGCGCTGATCGGCCGGCTGCCGATGCGGGAGTTCCGCCAGGTCCGATCCGAAGCAGCGCTGCTACCCGCGGATGCCCTCGTCCACGGCGACTTCAGCAACGCCAACGTGATGCACGCCGCAACGGGAGTGCGGGTCATCGACTGGGAGTTCGTCGGTAACGGAACCTTGGGGACGGATGAGGTACGCCTGTGGTCCACGCTGGAGCACCGCTCCGACCGTGACCTGCTGCTGGAGTCGTTCCTTGCTACCGTCTCGCCGGAGCGTCTGCCGGGCATCGGCCTGTTGATCCATTGGCTCGCCCTACGGCAGTTGGCTGAGAACTTGGCTGCTCCTCGGAAGCATCAGAATCCAGCAAACATCGCGTTGGCGCACACGACGCTGGCTGAGGCGAGGAAGTGGCGTCAGCTGCTGGAAGCGAGGTAG
- a CDS encoding DUF5318 family protein translates to MASPRQNSTPRGSRVVSRGPTKARPEPLPEPENVADPTRPRQVVNYVMQRRAALRGLMRNGLRDDLCDADPMLLRTAKYHGEPAGRPCPVCQRPDLTQLTYTFGAEMGELSGRVRATEELKTLAYEYGAFRVYIVEVCRRCHWNHLVLSYVLGDGCPRTGAGRGDGTPRTGAGRGDGTPRTGAGRGDGTPRTGAGRRGNT, encoded by the coding sequence ATGGCTTCCCCGCGGCAGAACTCCACCCCACGGGGCAGCCGCGTGGTCTCCAGGGGGCCCACCAAGGCCCGACCTGAGCCCCTTCCCGAGCCCGAGAACGTCGCCGATCCGACTCGGCCGCGCCAAGTTGTGAACTATGTCATGCAGCGCCGTGCGGCCCTGCGGGGTTTGATGCGCAACGGATTGCGGGATGACCTCTGCGACGCAGACCCTATGTTGCTGCGGACTGCCAAGTACCACGGTGAACCCGCGGGTCGTCCGTGTCCCGTGTGTCAGCGTCCGGATCTGACGCAGCTGACGTACACGTTCGGCGCCGAGATGGGCGAACTGTCCGGACGGGTCCGCGCAACAGAAGAACTGAAGACGTTGGCGTACGAGTACGGCGCCTTCCGCGTGTACATCGTGGAAGTGTGCCGCCGCTGTCACTGGAACCACTTGGTGCTTTCGTACGTCCTCGGTGATGGGTGCCCGCGCACAGGCGCGGGCAGGGGCGATGGAACCCCGCGCACAGGCGCGGGCAGGGGCGATGGAACCCCGCGCACAGGCGCGGGCAGGGGCGATGGAACCCCGCGCACAGGCGCGGGCAGGAGAGGAAACACGTGA